The region AAATCGTTAGTCCCATAGAACAGCCATTTCGGTATATGAGTACTGTTTGAACGGATGCGGAATTGAAACACACTGGTCAAATACCAGACAATGTCACAGACGATCGAATCGACTTCCCGTTCACCGCTGGCTAACACGAAAAACTGGCCACCTGGATAGCCAATATCTGTAGCCTCGGCGCTTTGATCTTCCCAATGACATTGCTTTTTAGCATAGTCAATAAAATGTTGACGACTCTTAAAAATGAAGACATGGAGTTTTCCGCAAAAAACAGACTGAATCTTCGGGAATGCCATACATCTTCTGAAGAAGCTGATAACTTGCCAGCATTTTATCTTGAAAAACTTCCACATCCTTCGCCGGTAAGTCGCTATAAATCTGAAAGTCGCGGCTTTCGTAGGATACAAAGTCGACGCCCGGACAATGTGTCTCGAGCGCTTTGATGTTCAAGGTGTAGACAGACTGTTTTTTCTCCAACTCTTCCGGAGTATCGGGGCGATAAAGCTGGTAATTGCGGGACTTCAACCGTTCTGACACCACTTCATCATGTTTCGCACGATCCAGAAGAGCCCACCCCTTGGATTTCGTATCGAAGACCATATCGTATAACTTTCCGTCGATGGTCAGTGAGCGAATATCTCGGGTTGTGAATTTCGCTCGGTGCGACACCGGCTTGAATGTCAGGGTCTGCAGCACCGTCGGCTCCTTGCCGAACTTGATGATCGTGATGAGTGCCGATGATTGCGTCGATCCGTTCAGAAGCGTCACATCGACAGTCATGCCGGGTTTGAGCAGTGGCGTTTCGCCTCCGATCGTCGCGACGTAATCCTTATCAAAGCCATACAGCGACCTCTGGACCGACTTGAAGTCCTTGGCCGCTGGCGCAACGCGAAACTGCGACGACACGGTCGTCGGCACCAGACAAACCACCAGCACGATCAACGAACGGAGCGGACGTGTAAATTTCTGCAAATTTCGCGGAATGGTCGTCATCGCGACGTTCTCCAGCAAATGTGAAATACTGAAAAGACACCTTCTACCATTCATAATCCAATTACGATATAAAAGAATATCGTACTGACGACCAGGAGGCCATATTCCCAGATTGTCAGCGGTGCTGCACGAATGCTGCGACTTCCCCTACACCTGGGCTGAAGCCCAACAACGGCATCAACTCCTTGACACCGACCGCATTCGAAATCTCCAGCGGGACTAGACCTTGCGATTTCCGAAAAAGTAGCGAACCTTTCGTCTTGAGATACCTCCACGTGGTCAATGAACACCCACCATTCAAGCGAACAACTACAACATCCACCCATGAACTATGCCGCTGCCCTGGAAGCTGTGCAGGCTGATGCGCGTTATCAGCGGAATCTGGATTGGGGGAAGCCGCGGGCGGGGCATCCGGAGGGGACGGTTCGTGCTCATATTGCCGAGATTGAGCCCCATCTGGAGCGGCTCGCGCCGAAACTCAGCCCCGTCGAGATCGACAAATTACGGCTGCTGATCCATACGCACGACTCATTCAAAGCCGAAGCAGAAGGCGGGGTGCCAATTACTCACGCGGCGAGCCATGCCTCACTGGCCCGGTCGTTCCTCGCGGAGTTCTGTGACGATGCTGACCTGCTGGCCATGGTGCAGTATCACGATGAACCCTTTGCCCTCTGGCGGCAGGTGAGTTCCAAAGGAACCTACAACCGGGAGAGACTCCAGGCTCTCATCGAGGCGATTGAAGACTGGAACCTGTTCCTGGCTTTCAACATCATCGATGGCTGCACAATAGGGAAAAGCCGCCAGCCTTTGAGGTGGTTCTTTCAGGAGATTGCCGGAGTGAATCATCCTCGCCTGTACGACTTGCGATGGACGGATCAGGATATCATTCATACAGCCTGACGTGACTGGTATCACAATATGTGAGAGGGAAGAGCGAAGATGGTGCATTCCGAGGACTCCATGCACCCTACTTCAGAGGTTACCAGGAGTTGAGTATTGATCTGCTATCGCATGGCTATCGTTCTTTCATACTCAAGCGGCGAGGTCTTTGGCTGGGGTTAACGAAGTGGCTGTTTCGGATACCCTCGAAGCCTCGCGGAGTTCTTGGAGCCATTGCCGAAAGGCCAGAGCGGCGAACAGGGTCGTCGCGAGAGGGGCGAGCCAGACAGCGCGCTCCTGAGCGGTGATGAGTCGACCAATTTCAAAATTGCCCACAATCAGCACTGCGAGAATCGCATAGAGTATCGTTAAGCCACGTGAGCCACGGAGTGCCGCTTCAAAAAGCATCCAGCCGACGGCGGGGGCAATGCAGGCATAGGTATTCGGTTCCGTCCGTGGATTGAGCAGCATGAGGTATGTCGCACTCATCAGGAACAGCCAGGCGGCTGTACGGACTTGAGAGAGCTTCTGATGAGTCAGCCAGAAGCCACCCAGCGTAAGACCTGCCACGAAGAGCCTGGTAGCCGTTTGTAACCATGCCGGGGCATTCCAGCCAAACGCGGCAAAGGCCCCAAAAAAGTGGGCATAGAGGGCCTGGGATTCACCCACCTGATACGAAATGCGCAGCATGGCGAGCATATCCTGATATTGATCCACCACATAAGCAGGCCATTGCATGAGGAAAGGAGAGAGAGCGAGCAGCACGATTCCCGCGACCAGCCGGAGCCTCAAAGCGGGATAGACGGCACCCGCCAGGAGGAGCATGACGACAATCAGTGGTTTGAAGGCCATACCCAGACAGAGCCAGAAGGCGGCTTTCGTCCATTCCTTTTGAGCCAGCGCAAGGGAGGCCGAAAGCATGGCGGCTGTCATATGGATAGTCGATTGACCATTGCGCAAAGCGCTGAAGGCGAGAGGCAACGTCACGAGTGAGACAATCCAGAACATGGCATCGCTGGCGGCAGGATGGAGCAGCCGGCATAGACCACGCAATGCCAGAGCCAGCCAGGCCATGCCGATCAATCGCCAGATGACATCGCCAACGGGAACCGGCAAATAAGTGAGTGGCAGAAAGACGAGAGCCGCCTGGGGGAAGTAAAGAAAGCCGTCGCCGTGGGTGTTGTACATCTCTTCGCTGGCCCGCCACGCCATGGCGGCATTGCGATAGTTAATGGCGACCGAGCGATACTGCTGCTTGAGATAAAAGCCGCAAATGACCATCGCAAGGATCGCCCACAAGGCCCAGGTGGCAGCCGGAGTCCAGCGGCGTGAAGACTGTGTCCAGAGGGGGAGTGAGGCTGAGCCTTCAGGTCGCATATCGTCAGGCAATGTTCCGCCCGAAGTATGGTCTGCGTTCACTGGAGTTGCGTTCAACAGAGCGAAACGATTGGGCATCGCGATTCCTTCCCGGTGCAATTGGCCTTGCGAGCCGGGAATTTACGAAGTCTGCTCAACATCCGTCCAGACGGATTTGCATTTTCGCTGTCAGCAGGGTGGACGGAGTTACGCCTGACCAGCGACGTGGGCCATTTCTCCCGCGTGGTAGCTGGAGCGGACGAAGGGGCCGGAGGCGACCATCGAGAAGCCGAGGCCCCTAGCCAGTTCACCCAGTTCGTCGAATTCTTCGGGAGGGACATACCGCTCGACCGGCAGCATGTCGGGGGTTGGTTGCAGGTATTGGCCCAGCGTGAGCATATCGCAATTGACGGCCCGGAGATCGGCCAGAACTTCCAGGAGTTCGTCCCGGGTTTCGCCCAGACCGAGCATCAGGCCCGTCTTGGTGAGCATATCGGGAGCCTCTTCTTTGATTTGTGCCAGCAGATTGAGAGTGCGCTGGTACTCCGCATTGCGGCGAACGCGGTGATACAGCCGGGGGACAGTCTCGGTATTATGATTAAAGACATCGGGCCGGGCTTCGATGACTCTCGATATCGCAGCGCGGTTCCCTTTGAAGTCGGGAGTGAGAACTTCGACCTGAGCCCCCGTTCGCTCGCGGACAGCCAGAATGCATTCATAGAAGTGGTTGGCACCACCATCGGGCAAATCGTCACGGGTGACCGAGGTGATGACGACGTATTTGAGCCCCAGGCGAGCGGCGGCTTCAGCCACGCGACCAGGCTCATCGAGCTGGACGACTTCGGTTTTGCCGCGAGGGACGGAGCAGAAGCCGCAGGGCCTGGTGCAGACATTCCCCAGCACCATGAATGTGGCGGTCTTGGCCGACCAGCATTCGGTGCGGTTGGGGCACTTGGCACTTTCGCAGACCGTTTCAAGTTTGAGGTCGGCGATCACATCCGAGGTGTACTGCATGCCGGCTTGCGGCAGTGGGCGTTTGAGCCACTTGGGAAGCCTGAGACGCGTCGTAGTCACCGCTTCGAGATGTGGGCTGGCTGCTGACCCGCAGGAACTGGGTTGAGCGGTTGAAGCCGGAGTGGCGGAGCTGTCGCAGCCGCTGCTTCCGCAACTGCTGGCGGAAGAACCACTGGCTTCGAAACCGTTAGGCAGAATGGGCAGCAGGTTGGGTGAAGACATAAACTTTCCTGACAGTACGCCGGAGTGAAGGATGTCCGGTCGTCAAATGATAGCGGGGATAATCGAGAGCGGCAGCCAAATGACGCACAAAAGCTTCGCGAACACTCGAGAGAGCTGTCGGTGCCCGTCGGTGAGCAGCCAGCGTGGAGACACGTCCATCATGGGTTCCCCAATCCACCAGTCGCAAGGCTGGCGGGGGGATAGAGACGTTAATAAACATACCTTGATGAGTGATGCCCCTTCGGCAGCCTGTGCCAATAAAGGCAAACTGTCCACAGCGGCCGGCCAGTCCAGGTGATTCAGGGTGTGATAGAGCGGGGGCTTTGAATTCGGTGGCTAATCCCACCAGAGCAGTCTCGAGTCTGGTGCGGTATTCGAGGAGTGACCAGCCTTTACGGTCGATGGGCAGGAGCACGTAGGCAGCGAGCTGGCCGGGAGTGTGAACCCAGGTTCCGCCCGGTCGATTGAGCCAATGTGTGGGCATTTCGCGAGCGGTGAAATCCACGGGCTCGGCGAGGAGATCCGCCCGGCTGCCCTGCCTGCCAATCGTGACAGTGGCGGGATGTTCACAGAAGAGGGCATAGCCTTTGGTGTCATCGCGGGCGAAGAGTTCTTCGAGGAGTTGTTCCTGCAGCCTCTGGCCCGAGTCGAAGTCAACCATTCCCAATAGATGGAAGTGGAGCGCCGACGACGATCTCGCAATCTGGCTCCAATTCGGGGTCGGGGTGGGCATGGAAAAATCTGGCTGGTGAATTCAAATAGGCAAAGTCGTGTTCAACCTGGATCAGGCGAACGCTTCTTAAAGATATTGTACCAGCAGGAGAGGCAGACAAGAGGGTTCGACGATCTGCCCGAGCAAGTTTCCCCAAGGAAAAGTGTTTCAATGCGATGCAATTGGCACAAAACACCTGAGGATGTGATCAGTACTCTTCGGCATCTCCGGAGTCGTGTTGGGAATTGGAATCTGTCCGTTCCTGAAGTTCGAGAAGGCGGTCTTCGTCGAGATGATCGACAATCTGGTACTTGCCATCCCACCAGCGGGAAAAATCGACGAGCTTGCACCGTTCGCTGCAAAACGGGAAATACGTATTCACACTGGCTTGTGGAGCCACATGCTG is a window of Planctopirus limnophila DSM 3776 DNA encoding:
- a CDS encoding glycosyltransferase family 87 protein; the protein is MPNRFALLNATPVNADHTSGGTLPDDMRPEGSASLPLWTQSSRRWTPAATWALWAILAMVICGFYLKQQYRSVAINYRNAAMAWRASEEMYNTHGDGFLYFPQAALVFLPLTYLPVPVGDVIWRLIGMAWLALALRGLCRLLHPAASDAMFWIVSLVTLPLAFSALRNGQSTIHMTAAMLSASLALAQKEWTKAAFWLCLGMAFKPLIVVMLLLAGAVYPALRLRLVAGIVLLALSPFLMQWPAYVVDQYQDMLAMLRISYQVGESQALYAHFFGAFAAFGWNAPAWLQTATRLFVAGLTLGGFWLTHQKLSQVRTAAWLFLMSATYLMLLNPRTEPNTYACIAPAVGWMLFEAALRGSRGLTILYAILAVLIVGNFEIGRLITAQERAVWLAPLATTLFAALAFRQWLQELREASRVSETATSLTPAKDLAA
- a CDS encoding DNA gyrase inhibitor YacG, with the protein product MIRPTTCPICQHVAPQASVNTYFPFCSERCKLVDFSRWWDGKYQIVDHLDEDRLLELQERTDSNSQHDSGDAEEY
- a CDS encoding lipoyl(octanoyl) transferase LipB, translating into MPTPTPNWSQIARSSSALHFHLLGMVDFDSGQRLQEQLLEELFARDDTKGYALFCEHPATVTIGRQGSRADLLAEPVDFTAREMPTHWLNRPGGTWVHTPGQLAAYVLLPIDRKGWSLLEYRTRLETALVGLATEFKAPALSHPESPGLAGRCGQFAFIGTGCRRGITHQGMFINVSIPPPALRLVDWGTHDGRVSTLAAHRRAPTALSSVREAFVRHLAAALDYPRYHLTTGHPSLRRTVRKVYVFTQPAAHSA
- the lipA gene encoding lipoyl synthase, whose protein sequence is MTTTRLRLPKWLKRPLPQAGMQYTSDVIADLKLETVCESAKCPNRTECWSAKTATFMVLGNVCTRPCGFCSVPRGKTEVVQLDEPGRVAEAAARLGLKYVVITSVTRDDLPDGGANHFYECILAVRERTGAQVEVLTPDFKGNRAAISRVIEARPDVFNHNTETVPRLYHRVRRNAEYQRTLNLLAQIKEEAPDMLTKTGLMLGLGETRDELLEVLADLRAVNCDMLTLGQYLQPTPDMLPVERYVPPEEFDELGELARGLGFSMVASGPFVRSSYHAGEMAHVAGQA